A genome region from Kogia breviceps isolate mKogBre1 chromosome 13, mKogBre1 haplotype 1, whole genome shotgun sequence includes the following:
- the HS3ST5 gene encoding heparan sulfate glucosamine 3-O-sulfotransferase 5, translating into MLFKQQAWLRQKLLVLGSLAVGSLLYLVARVGSLDRLQPICPIEGRFGARGQAEFPLRALQFKRGLLHEFRKGNSSKEQVRLHDLVQQLPKAIIIGVRKGGTRALLEMLNLHPAVVKASQEIHFFDNDENYAKGIEWYRKKMPFSYPQQITIEKSPAYFITEEVPERIYKMNSSIKLLIIVREPTTRAISDYTQVLEGKERKNKTYYKFEKLAIDPNTCEVNTKYKAVRTSIYTKHLERWLKYFPIEQFHIVDGDRLITEPLPELQLVEKFLNLPPRISQYNLYFNATRGFYCLRFNVIFNKCLAGSKGRIHPEVDPSVITKLRKFFHPFNQKFYQITGRTLNWP; encoded by the exons ATGCTATTCAAACAGCAGGCATGGCTGAGACAGAAGCTCCTGGTGCTGGGAAGCCTTGCCGTTGGGAGTCTCCTGTATCTAGTCGCCAGAGTTGGGAGCTTGGATAG GCTACAACCCATTTGCCCCATCGAAGGCCGATTTGGAGCCCGTGGTCAGGCTGAATTCCCCCTGCGCGCCCTGCAGTTTAAGCGTGGCTTGCTGCACGAGTTTCGGAAGGGCAACTCTTCCAAGGAGCAGGTACGCCTTCACGACCTGGTCCAGCAGCTCCCCAAGGCCATTATCATCGGGGTGAGGAAAGGAGGCACCAGGGCCCTGCTTGAGATGCTGAACCTCCATCCGGCAGTGGTCAAAGCCTCTCAAGAAATCCACTTTTTTGACAATGATGAGAATTATGCCAAGGGCATTGAGTGGTATAGGAAAAAGATGCCTTTTTCCTACCCTCAGCAAATCACAATTGAAAAGAGCCCAGCATATTTTATCACGGAGGAAGTTCCAGAAAGGATTTACAAAATGAACTCATCTATCAAGTTGTTGATCATTGTCAGGGAGCCAACCACAAGAGCTATTTCTGATTACACTCAGGTGctagaggggaaggagaggaagaataaAACCTATTACAAGTTTGAGAAGCTGGCTATAGACCCTAATACCTGCGAAGTGAACACAAAATACAAGGCAGTAAGAACCAGCATCTACACCAAACATCTGGAACGGTGGTTGAAGTACTTTCCAATTGAGCAATTTCACATCGTCGATGGAGATCGCCTCATCACGGAACCCCTGCCAGAACTTCAACTCGTGGAGAAGTTCCTAAATCTTCCCCCGAGGATAAGTCAATACAATTTGTATTTCAATGCTACCAGAGGGTTTTACTGCTTACGATTTAACGTTATCTTTAATAAGTGCCTGGCGGGCAGCAAGGGGCGCATTCATCCGGAGGTGGACCCCTCTGTCATTACCAAATTGCGCAAATTCTTTCACCCTTTCAATCAAAAATTTTACCAGATCACTGGGAGGACATTGAACTGGCCCTAA